The proteins below are encoded in one region of Ursus arctos isolate Adak ecotype North America unplaced genomic scaffold, UrsArc2.0 scaffold_24, whole genome shotgun sequence:
- the LOC113269189 gene encoding olfactory receptor 1A1, translating into MREDNQSSTLEFILLGVTGQQDQEDFFFVLFLLIYPITLIGNLLIILAIHSDIRLHNPMYFFLANLSFVDILFSSVTIPKMLANHLLHSKAISFGGCLTQLYFMIALGNTDSYMLAAMAYDRAVAISRPLHYTTIMRPRTCVLLVVGSWVVGNANALPHTLLTAGLSFCGNKEVANFYCDITPLLKLSCSDIHFNVRMMYLGVGVFSVPLLCIIISYIHVFSTVLRVPPTKGVLKAFSTCGSHLTVVSLYYGTVMGMYFRPLSSYSLKDAVITVMYMAVTPMLNPFIYSLRNRDMKAALAILFSKRIST; encoded by the coding sequence ATGAGGGAAGACAACCAATCCTCTACCCTGGAGTTCATCCTCCTGGGAGTTACTGGTCAGCAGGACCAGGAAGACTTCTTCTTCGTCCTCTTCCTGCTCATTTACCCCATCACATTGattggaaacctgctcatcatctTGGCCATTCACTCTGACATTCGCCTTCACAAccccatgtattttttccttgcCAATCTCTCCTTTGTTGACATCCTCTTCTCCTCTGTAACTATCCCCAAGATGCTGGCCAACCATCTCTTGCACAGCAAAGCCATCTCCTTTGGGGGATGCCTAACACAGTTGTATTTTATGATTGCCTTGGGTAACACAGATAGCTATATGCTGGCTGCAATGGCATATGATCGTGCCGTGGCCATCAGCCGCCCACTTCATTACACAACAATTATGAGGCCACGGACCTGTGTCCTCCTAGTTGTTGGGTCCTGGGTGGTTGGAAATGCCAACGCCCTCCCCCACACTCTGCTCACAGCTGGTCTGTCTTTCTGTGGCAACAAGGAAGTAGCCAACTTCTACTGTGACATTACCCCTCTGCTTAAGCTGTCCTGTTCTGACATCCACTTTAATGTGAGGATGATGTACCTAGGGGTTGGTGTTTTCTCTGTGCCATTACTATGCATCATCATCTCCTATATTCATGTCTTTTCCACAGTCTTACGGGTTCCACCCACCAAGGGTGTGCTcaaagccttctccacctgtggTTCCCACCTCACGGTTGTTTCTCTGTATTATGGCACAGTCATGGGCATGTATTTCCGCCCTCTGTCTAGTTACAGCCTGAAGGATGCAGTGATAACTGTGATGTACATGGCAGTGACCCCCATGTTAAATCCTTTCATCTACAGTCTGAGAAACCGAGATATGAAGGCTGCCCTGGCAATACTATTCAGCAAGAGAATCTCAACATAA